The Rhodothermus marinus DSM 4252 DNA segment ACAGAAAGCCCGAACCGACACGGTTCGGGCTTTTTTATTGACAGGCGGGCCGGTTGTCAGTAGGCCAGCAGCGCCCGCGCCGCCCGCAGGATGTCTTCGTCCTGTGGCAGGACCGCTCGCTCCAGCGGATCGGCAAAGGGGATGGGCGTAAAGGCGCCGGCCACGCGCTGCACCGGCGCATCCAGGTACTCGAAGGCTTTGGCCGCAATCTGCGCGGCGATCTCGGCCCCGAAGCCGGCAAACTCGTGGTCTTCGTAGACCACCAGCACGCGGTTGGTCTTGCGGACCGAATCCAGGATCGTGTCGATGTCCAGCGGGATGATCGTGCGGATGTCGATGATTTCGATCGAGACGCCGTCTTCTTTAGCCAGCCGGCGGGCGACGCTGGCCGACTTGTGCACCATCATCCCGTAGGTGACGATCGTCAGGTCGGTGCCTTCCTGAACGATTCGGGCCTTGCCGAAGGGCAGCAGGTAGTCGGCGTCCGGCTCCGGCGTGCGGGCGGCGGCGGCCCGGTAGAGCGCCTTGTGCTCCAGGAAGAGCACGGGATCGCGCATGCGGATGGCCGTCTTCAGCAGCCCCTTGGCGTCGGCCGCATTCGAGGGCATGGCGATCTTGTAGCCCGGCATGTGCCCGAAGATGCCCTCGATGTTCTGCGAGTGGCACAGGCCCCCGTGGATGTAACCGCCGCAGGGCACGCGGATGACGATGGGGCACTCCCAGGCGTTGTTCGAGCGATACCGGAAGGGGGCCACCTGGTTGCGGAGCTGCTGCATGGCCGGCCAGATGTAGTCGGCAAACTGAATCTCCACGACCGGCTTGAAGCCGCAGGCGGCCAGCCCGACGGCCGTGCCGATGATGGAGGCTTCGGCCAGCGGCGAGTTGAAACAGCGGTCGTAGCCGAAGCGCTTGGAAAGCCCCCGCGTGGCCGTGAACACGCCGCCCTTCGGGTCGGCCACGTCTTCGCCGTAGACGATCACGCGCTCGTCGCGCTCCATCTCTTCGTGCAGCGCGTGGTTGATGGCGTCGACCATCACCACAGGCGGTCCAGAGGGCGTGCTCTTTTCGTATTCCAGATCGAGCGTGCCCTCGAAGTACACGTAGCGGGTGGCCGTGCTCGGATCCGGGTCCGGTTGTTTTTCGGCCCAGCGGGCGGCCTCATCAACCTGACGGCGCACCGCGCGTCGGATTTCCTCGATCTGCTCGGCATCGAGTAGGCCGGCCTCCTGCAGCGCCTGCTCCATGCGCAGAATGGGATCGAGCTGGCGATCTTTTTCCAGCTCTTCGGGCAGGCGATATTTGGCGTGGTTGTCGGAGGAGGAGTGGGGAAGCAGGCGCACGACGTCGGCCACCAGCAGTACCGGTCC contains these protein-coding regions:
- a CDS encoding alpha-ketoacid dehydrogenase subunit alpha/beta, whose amino-acid sequence is MPRKKKAAHTLEKALPVTGANGQHVAELPVLAYDGDLDIRPVGPADFDADTLLRVYRTMLLARRLDEKMLTLLKQGKGFFHIGGAGHEAAQAAAGLLSKPGFDWFWMYYRDLCTYLMLGGRPEDVLLAHLAKADDPNSGGRQMPAHYSDRAKNIVTPSSSVGSQFLPALGLAMGIQRRGEKAYVYCSAGEGATSQGAFHEALNWAARIKAPVLYFIQNNRYAISVPIEEQTAGGNPYKLGAGYEGLARIHVDGTDFFKAYAATRAAIEHLRAGKGPVLLVADVVRLLPHSSSDNHAKYRLPEELEKDRQLDPILRMEQALQEAGLLDAEQIEEIRRAVRRQVDEAARWAEKQPDPDPSTATRYVYFEGTLDLEYEKSTPSGPPVVMVDAINHALHEEMERDERVIVYGEDVADPKGGVFTATRGLSKRFGYDRCFNSPLAEASIIGTAVGLAACGFKPVVEIQFADYIWPAMQQLRNQVAPFRYRSNNAWECPIVIRVPCGGYIHGGLCHSQNIEGIFGHMPGYKIAMPSNAADAKGLLKTAIRMRDPVLFLEHKALYRAAAARTPEPDADYLLPFGKARIVQEGTDLTIVTYGMMVHKSASVARRLAKEDGVSIEIIDIRTIIPLDIDTILDSVRKTNRVLVVYEDHEFAGFGAEIAAQIAAKAFEYLDAPVQRVAGAFTPIPFADPLERAVLPQDEDILRAARALLAY